The sequence TTCTTGGAGGTGATCAAGGGGTAATAGATACTGAAGTGAGCGCTAATTTATCTCTAGGTGATGAATGGGCGATACGTTTATTTGGCTTCACAAGAGAAGATGATGGAATTTTAGTTAACCCTAGAACACCAAGAGTAAATGGTGGAAGAAGCTTGGCTGATCCAGATGCTGGCGCCTATGATGAAGAAGGCGTAAGGCTTTCTTTGGCTGGTCCAATAGGAGAAAATGCATCGTTATATTTTACGTATAGAAGAAATGAGTATGATGGTCCTGTAAATATGTGGACTAGAGATCTTGAGCTCCCACACTCATATTCAAATATACTTGATACAGGCATAAATCCTTATCATAAAAGAGAAACAGACGGGTATAGTCTTGAATTAACTTTTGAAAGAGACGGATATGATATTACATCTCTTACTTCTTATACAGATACTTATAGTGAAAGATTTACAGACGTAGATTTAATGCCTGAGTTTATTTTAGACTTTCTTAGACCAGAAGATATGGAAGTTACTACACAAGAGATTCGCTTTACATCAACTAATGATAGCAATCTTCAATGGATTGGTGGATTCTATTACTCTTCTTTTGAAGAAGTAATGCGTTCTACGCAATTATGGCGTGATGCGAGAGTAGATGCAGCTGGAAATATTACAGGAGCTTTAGGTTTGGCTATTGGGTCACCTACAGGTGGCGGAGTGTGGGCAGGACAGATACCTACACTTGCTGAAGAAATGGATACCTTAGCTTTACCTTTTGAGTTTAGAGATAGAGATAAGGTTCACAAATCAGCTTTTTTGAATATAACTTATGATTTATCTGATCAATGGGAATTAGGTTTAGGAGCAAGAATAGATAAGTGGGAGAATGAGTCTTCTAATTTAGATACAGGTTCTGTTGGTTCTGTAGGAGATACTGAATTCTTGCCAAGAGTCTCTTTAACTAGGAATTTAGATGACGGATCTATAGTTTACTGGACTAGTTCTATAGGTATGGAACCAGGAGGTTTTAATGGTGTTGATTTACCTGGAAAAGCCGGCAATTTATATAATTTTGATTCCGAAGAAGCTATTCAGCATGAGT is a genomic window of SAR86 cluster bacterium containing:
- a CDS encoding TonB-dependent receptor; this encodes MHFNKISVAIAIVASFIVFPIFSAESSEGASVQVEEIMVTARKREESLLDIPESITAISGTDIDRQNIKTLDDVGFLIPNLNLSMRADGFPNVSIRGLGSFGNTQGVGFYIDDVQLFSDASSRFGDLERIEVLKGPQGVLFGGSNIGGAVKYVSKRPTAGENTGRIKVLGGDQGVIDTEVSANLSLGDEWAIRLFGFTREDDGILVNPRTPRVNGGRSLADPDAGAYDEEGVRLSLAGPIGENASLYFTYRRNEYDGPVNMWTRDLELPHSYSNILDTGINPYHKRETDGYSLELTFERDGYDITSLTSYTDTYSERFTDVDLMPEFILDFLRPEDMEVTTQEIRFTSTNDSNLQWIGGFYYSSFEEVMRSTQLWRDARVDAAGNITGALGLAIGSPTGGGVWAGQIPTLAEEMDTLALPFEFRDRDKVHKSAFLNITYDLSDQWELGLGARIDKWENESSNLDTGSVGSVGDTEFLPRVSLTRNLDDGSIVYWTSSIGMEPGGFNGVDLPGKAGNLYNFDSEEAIQHEFGWKGLIMNGQGSASVAAFFIDYSDRLIEFQIPNPDGGGLIEGIFNAGDSTQYGIEAEMSIKASEFLTVGASFGFIEAEWDDNTIIQGVDMSGETPPVVPDNSAALTASYLRPLDNGMNFMFDFQVSHNGSFEGLQAFNPVTNPSYTLAGLQIGWSLNSWEFMLN